In Arthrobacter sp. SLBN-83, one DNA window encodes the following:
- a CDS encoding CGNR zinc finger domain-containing protein, giving the protein MVFAPDTEVALRTVVNLINTAVNGREGLASVTDLDSFLDAEGFSGSRSRDAAELESVLKLRRELSAVWTADEDAAVATVNRLLRDANALPQLMKHDGWDWHLHATAPEAPLADRMSTEAAMALADVIRSKEMDRLRICESEDCDAAVLDLSRNRSKRYCDTGNCANRAHVAAYRARQAAAG; this is encoded by the coding sequence ATGGTTTTCGCCCCTGACACGGAAGTGGCGCTGCGTACGGTGGTGAACCTCATCAACACCGCCGTAAATGGCAGGGAAGGGCTGGCCTCAGTTACTGACCTGGACAGCTTTCTGGACGCGGAGGGATTTTCCGGGTCCAGGAGCCGGGATGCAGCGGAACTGGAAAGCGTGCTGAAGCTGCGCCGCGAACTGTCAGCGGTTTGGACAGCGGATGAGGACGCGGCCGTGGCTACGGTCAACCGACTGCTGCGCGACGCGAACGCCCTGCCGCAGTTGATGAAGCACGACGGGTGGGACTGGCATCTGCATGCCACGGCGCCGGAGGCGCCCCTGGCGGACCGGATGAGCACCGAGGCGGCAATGGCCCTGGCAGACGTCATCCGCAGCAAGGAAATGGACCGGCTGCGCATCTGCGAGTCGGAGGACTGCGACGCTGCCGTGCTGGACCTGAGCCGCAACCGGTCCAAGCGGTACTGCGATACGGGTAACTGCGCCAACCGCGCCCATGTTGCCGCCTACCGCGCCAGGCAGGCGGCGGCGGGCTAG
- a CDS encoding EamA family transporter yields the protein MASGLGIALFSSAVFGLSGSFAKSLLETGWSPGAAVTARLTGAALILALPAVSALKGRWHQLLDNWLTIMLFGLIGVAACQLFYFNAVARLSVGVALLLEYLAPVIIVLWLWAASRRRPRVLTAGGTLLSLAGLVLVLDLTGTVKVDLVGVLWGMAAAVCLAIYFFITARENDTLPPIVLASGGLMVGAAVMWLAAATGLLPMAFSTADTQLGPWTTPWWVSLAGLVVLATVLAYTSGIMAARALGSKVASFVSLTEVLFAVLWAWLLLGELPGPVQLLGGVLIVGGVILVRLDELRAVASDAAKGAQVPAAPLEHANDVEPVP from the coding sequence ATGGCGTCCGGGCTCGGCATCGCGTTGTTCTCCTCTGCGGTCTTCGGCCTGTCCGGATCATTCGCCAAGTCATTGCTGGAAACCGGCTGGTCTCCTGGGGCGGCCGTCACGGCCCGCCTTACCGGTGCCGCCCTGATACTCGCCCTGCCCGCGGTCTCTGCACTGAAGGGCCGTTGGCATCAGTTGCTGGACAACTGGCTCACCATCATGCTGTTCGGGCTCATCGGCGTGGCTGCCTGCCAGTTGTTCTACTTCAATGCGGTGGCACGCCTGTCCGTCGGCGTCGCGCTCCTGCTGGAGTACCTGGCCCCGGTCATCATCGTCCTCTGGCTCTGGGCCGCCAGCCGCCGCCGCCCGCGGGTACTGACCGCCGGCGGGACACTGCTGTCACTGGCCGGACTGGTGCTGGTCCTGGACCTTACCGGCACCGTGAAGGTGGACCTGGTCGGCGTCCTCTGGGGCATGGCTGCCGCGGTATGCCTGGCCATCTACTTCTTCATCACGGCCAGGGAAAACGACACCCTGCCGCCTATCGTGCTGGCGTCCGGGGGACTCATGGTGGGTGCCGCGGTCATGTGGCTTGCGGCTGCCACCGGCCTGCTGCCCATGGCCTTCAGCACCGCGGACACCCAACTGGGACCATGGACCACGCCCTGGTGGGTGTCGCTTGCGGGGCTGGTGGTGCTGGCCACCGTGCTGGCCTACACCTCGGGCATCATGGCAGCCAGGGCACTCGGCTCCAAGGTGGCATCCTTCGTGTCTCTCACCGAGGTCCTTTTTGCCGTGCTGTGGGCGTGGCTGCTGCTCGGTGAACTTCCCGGACCTGTCCAGCTCCTGGGCGGTGTACTGATCGTGGGCGGGGTCATCCTGGTCCGCCTCGACGAGCTGCGTGCCGTGGCTTCCGACGCCGCCAAGGGCGCCCAGGTGCCCGCCGCACCGCTGGAACACGCGAACGACGTCGAACCCGTCCCCTAA
- a CDS encoding WXG100 family type VII secretion target: MAIWGADVEQLRQLGSKLQAGASEIETQKSTLTKVLSSTNWEGPDATKFRNEWSGTHTAMLTKVAEALKEAGSQAKRNAEEQSQASH; encoded by the coding sequence ATGGCTATTTGGGGTGCAGACGTTGAGCAGCTTCGCCAGCTCGGCAGCAAGCTTCAGGCAGGGGCGTCCGAGATCGAGACGCAGAAGTCCACTCTGACCAAGGTTCTGAGCAGCACCAACTGGGAGGGCCCGGACGCAACCAAGTTCCGTAACGAGTGGTCCGGTACCCACACCGCCATGCTCACCAAGGTTGCCGAGGCACTGAAGGAAGCCGGCTCGCAGGCCAAGCGCAACGCCGAAGAGCAGAGCCAGGCCTCTCACTAG
- a CDS encoding DUF2277 domain-containing protein yields the protein MCRNIRTLHNFEPHATSEEVHAAALQYVRKISGSTKPSKANQEAFDEAVHQIAHITQHLLDSLVTQAPPKDREAEAAKAKARAAVRYGAA from the coding sequence ATGTGCCGGAATATCCGAACCCTCCACAACTTCGAGCCGCACGCCACGTCCGAGGAAGTGCACGCAGCGGCGCTGCAGTATGTCCGCAAGATCAGCGGGAGCACCAAACCGTCAAAGGCCAACCAGGAAGCCTTCGATGAGGCCGTGCACCAGATCGCGCACATCACGCAGCACCTGCTGGATTCGCTGGTGACGCAGGCCCCGCCCAAGGACCGGGAGGCCGAGGCCGCCAAGGCCAAAGCCCGCGCCGCAGTACGGTACGGCGCGGCCTGA
- a CDS encoding heavy metal translocating P-type ATPase has protein sequence MSHQELLRPPGTRIVELDIQGMTCASCVNRVEKKLGKLEGVAATVNLPLESAYVTVPEGITDEQLVDTVNAAGYKATLRPQHIAAPGAAPADQAAAIPASRLRPRLIAAAVLTIPVFLISMVPALQFPNWGWAAAVLALPVVTWAAWPFHRAAAINARHLASTMDTLVSLGVAAAYLFSAWQLLVDPLMTEHPGMEGMSGGLYFEVASVVTTFLLLGRYLEANAKQKAGDALQALLNLGAKDATVLRNGSEQKIAADRLQVGDILVVRPGEKIATDGVVVDGASAVDASLVTGESVPVEVGPDSRVTGATINTSGRLLVRATRVGSGTTLAQMARLVSQAQTGKAPIARLADRISAVFVPVVLGIAVLTFVLWLLVAGPDADGGHLRQAFTAAVAVMVIACPCALGLATPVGLLTGTGRGAQLGILIKGPQVLEDTRTVDTILLDKTGTVTTGILAVDAISAFPGFAEQDVLRLAGAVEAASEHPVARAIAAAAASAEGSGDAGNDGGTLPPVQGFSSAPGGGVSGTVEDRQVMAGRSGWLEQNGVVLDAGHRAQLAAAEDGGATAICVAVDGRPAGIISLRDTVKEGSSAAVARLKALGLRPILLTGDNAAVALRVAAAVGIAPGDVYAGVLPEGKVEAVRKLQAAGATVAMAGDGVNDAAALAQADLGIAMGSGTDVAIEAADLTVMGNDLAQVAQAIELSRKTLGTIKTNLFWAFFYNAVGIPVAALGLLNPMIAGAAMAASSVLVVANSLRLRSFGK, from the coding sequence ATGAGCCACCAAGAACTGCTGCGCCCGCCGGGAACCCGGATCGTCGAACTGGACATCCAGGGAATGACCTGCGCTTCCTGCGTCAACCGGGTGGAAAAGAAGCTCGGCAAGCTTGAGGGCGTTGCGGCAACAGTGAACCTGCCCCTGGAGTCGGCCTACGTCACGGTCCCGGAGGGCATTACCGACGAACAGCTGGTGGATACGGTCAACGCCGCAGGCTACAAGGCCACACTCCGGCCGCAGCACATCGCAGCTCCTGGGGCGGCCCCCGCAGACCAGGCTGCCGCGATCCCGGCTTCCCGGCTCCGCCCCCGCCTCATCGCCGCGGCAGTCCTGACCATTCCGGTGTTCCTGATCAGCATGGTCCCCGCGCTCCAGTTCCCCAACTGGGGCTGGGCGGCCGCGGTGTTGGCACTGCCGGTGGTCACGTGGGCGGCTTGGCCGTTCCACCGGGCGGCGGCGATCAATGCCCGGCACTTGGCCTCCACCATGGACACGCTGGTGTCGCTGGGGGTGGCTGCGGCCTACCTGTTCTCGGCCTGGCAGCTGCTGGTGGACCCGCTGATGACGGAGCACCCGGGGATGGAGGGCATGTCCGGAGGCTTGTACTTCGAGGTAGCCTCCGTGGTCACCACCTTCCTGCTCCTGGGCCGTTACCTGGAGGCGAATGCCAAGCAGAAGGCCGGCGATGCCCTCCAGGCCCTGTTGAACCTGGGCGCCAAGGACGCCACGGTCCTGCGCAACGGCAGCGAACAGAAGATCGCTGCGGACCGGCTGCAGGTGGGCGACATCCTGGTGGTCCGCCCGGGCGAGAAGATCGCCACCGACGGCGTGGTGGTTGACGGTGCATCCGCCGTTGACGCTTCGCTGGTGACGGGTGAATCCGTCCCGGTCGAGGTGGGGCCGGACAGCCGCGTCACGGGTGCCACCATCAATACGTCCGGCCGCCTGCTGGTGAGGGCAACCCGTGTTGGTTCCGGGACGACCCTTGCCCAGATGGCCCGGCTGGTGTCGCAGGCCCAGACCGGCAAGGCGCCGATCGCGCGGCTCGCGGACCGCATCAGCGCCGTTTTCGTGCCCGTGGTCCTGGGCATCGCCGTCCTGACCTTCGTGCTCTGGCTCCTCGTGGCCGGCCCCGATGCTGATGGCGGGCATCTGCGCCAGGCGTTCACCGCCGCCGTCGCCGTCATGGTGATTGCCTGCCCGTGCGCCCTGGGACTGGCCACCCCGGTAGGCCTGCTCACGGGAACCGGCCGGGGCGCGCAGCTGGGCATCCTGATCAAGGGCCCGCAGGTTTTGGAGGACACCCGCACTGTTGACACCATCCTGCTGGACAAGACGGGGACGGTGACCACCGGCATCCTGGCTGTCGACGCCATCTCCGCGTTCCCCGGCTTCGCGGAACAGGATGTCCTCCGGCTCGCCGGGGCGGTGGAGGCCGCGTCCGAGCACCCCGTGGCCCGCGCCATCGCCGCTGCAGCAGCATCCGCGGAAGGTTCCGGGGATGCAGGGAACGACGGCGGCACCTTGCCGCCCGTGCAGGGCTTTAGTTCCGCCCCGGGCGGCGGAGTGTCGGGAACCGTTGAGGACAGGCAGGTGATGGCCGGGCGCAGCGGCTGGCTGGAGCAGAACGGTGTTGTCCTGGATGCCGGCCACCGGGCGCAGTTGGCGGCCGCGGAAGACGGGGGCGCCACGGCCATCTGCGTGGCGGTGGACGGCAGGCCGGCCGGCATCATCAGCCTGCGGGACACCGTCAAGGAGGGCTCCTCCGCCGCCGTCGCCCGGCTGAAGGCGCTGGGTCTGCGGCCCATCCTGCTGACTGGGGACAACGCCGCGGTCGCCCTCCGGGTGGCTGCCGCCGTCGGCATTGCTCCTGGCGATGTCTACGCCGGCGTCCTGCCCGAAGGGAAAGTCGAGGCAGTGCGGAAGCTCCAGGCCGCGGGTGCCACGGTGGCCATGGCCGGCGACGGCGTCAATGACGCCGCGGCACTGGCTCAGGCCGATCTTGGGATTGCCATGGGATCCGGAACGGACGTGGCCATCGAAGCCGCGGACCTGACCGTGATGGGCAATGACCTCGCCCAGGTGGCGCAGGCCATCGAACTGTCACGGAAGACCCTGGGCACCATCAAGACCAACCTCTTCTGGGCGTTCTTCTACAACGCGGTGGGGATCCCCGTAGCCGCGCTGGGGCTGCTCAATCCGATGATTGCCGGCGCCGCCATGGCCGCCAGCTCAGTCCTGGTGGTGGCCAACTCGCTGCGCCTGCGCAGCTTCGGTAAATAA
- a CDS encoding heavy-metal-associated domain-containing protein yields the protein MSTTSPTTTTISVSGMTCGHCVSAVSEELEALEGVEEVKVDLNAGGISTVTISANKELSPTDIGEAVAEAGYLVVANEA from the coding sequence ATGAGCACCACCTCCCCCACCACCACAACCATCAGCGTCTCCGGCATGACCTGCGGACACTGCGTATCGGCTGTCAGCGAGGAACTTGAAGCCCTTGAAGGCGTAGAGGAAGTAAAGGTGGACCTGAACGCCGGCGGCATCTCCACCGTGACCATCAGCGCAAACAAGGAACTCTCACCCACCGACATCGGGGAAGCCGTGGCCGAGGCCGGCTACCTGGTGGTCGCCAACGAAGCCTAA
- a CDS encoding metal-sensitive transcriptional regulator, with protein sequence MSSIEEAVAAAAAEQVPAEADVAPQHGYTDNKDAYLRRLKRIEGQVRGIARMVDEDKYCIDILTQVAAVTKALHAVSLGLVEEHIGHCVVGAASEPDPDARAEAIDAKVKEAADAIGRLLR encoded by the coding sequence ATGAGCTCTATCGAAGAAGCCGTTGCGGCCGCGGCAGCTGAGCAGGTTCCCGCCGAGGCCGACGTTGCCCCGCAGCACGGGTACACGGACAACAAGGACGCGTACCTGCGCCGCCTCAAGCGGATCGAGGGCCAGGTAAGGGGCATTGCCCGGATGGTCGACGAGGACAAGTACTGCATCGACATCCTCACCCAGGTTGCCGCCGTCACCAAGGCCCTGCACGCAGTCAGCCTTGGACTGGTCGAGGAACACATTGGCCACTGCGTGGTGGGTGCAGCTTCCGAACCGGACCCGGACGCCCGCGCTGAAGCCATCGATGCCAAGGTCAAGGAAGCCGCCGACGCAATCGGCCGGCTGCTTCGCTGA
- a CDS encoding universal stress protein has protein sequence MTGEHFNGAPLLVGIMPKQHPEVLQTAATLAVRLATPLVCAYVDEASYLVEWDPARSAHRLSRDPHANDDMLALTTELKSQVQAVGDKLASDGASLDWSFRTLTGDPARALGQVAAELDAPIIIVGTSERGFSHRLSEALNGSVGAWLSHHQSRPVLVVPYRMPAHEDRP, from the coding sequence ATGACAGGGGAACACTTCAACGGCGCCCCGCTGCTGGTGGGGATCATGCCTAAACAGCACCCGGAAGTCCTTCAAACCGCGGCCACCCTGGCCGTGCGGCTTGCCACACCTTTGGTCTGTGCCTACGTGGATGAAGCCAGCTACCTGGTGGAATGGGATCCCGCCCGCTCCGCCCACCGGCTTTCGCGCGACCCACACGCCAACGACGACATGCTGGCCCTGACAACGGAGCTGAAGTCGCAGGTCCAGGCCGTCGGAGACAAACTGGCATCCGACGGCGCCTCCCTGGACTGGTCCTTCCGCACCCTCACCGGGGATCCCGCCCGCGCCCTGGGACAGGTGGCGGCCGAGCTCGATGCCCCCATCATCATCGTGGGTACCTCGGAACGTGGTTTTTCGCACCGGCTCTCGGAGGCTCTCAACGGCTCTGTTGGTGCCTGGCTCAGCCACCACCAAAGCCGGCCGGTGCTGGTGGTCCCCTACCGTATGCCGGCCCACGAGGACCGCCCCTAG
- a CDS encoding class F sortase, producing MRQDRSRHAAPRPHTWRRAWRTSNRGDLAILFCGVLTFLSFTVGAPLFHAAPPLSVGTGPAAAVIIAGGAASPAHTSTGAASTGGAPAGGAPIAGTGVPAAVAAPHPTAAAQIPGMEPTEMAAGPVLPAAARPLRIRYPSAAFDVAVHPLDLDGEAQSSRTIEPPATKDGYWLTPFGIPGSGSNNTTYVIGHSWEGADAPFNHLSSAAAVGDRFDVDTAAGTISYRVESITTFVKSGLKDSPVWDMVPNRLVLISCYTEDPWGKNVVVTAYPAAS from the coding sequence ATGCGACAGGACCGGAGCCGGCACGCGGCACCCAGGCCCCACACTTGGCGGCGCGCCTGGCGGACATCGAACCGGGGCGACCTGGCCATCCTCTTCTGCGGCGTCCTCACCTTCCTGTCGTTCACCGTTGGTGCGCCGCTTTTCCACGCGGCACCGCCGTTGTCCGTGGGGACTGGTCCTGCGGCTGCTGTGATCATTGCCGGTGGCGCTGCATCCCCCGCCCACACTTCGACGGGAGCTGCTTCGACGGGCGGGGCTCCGGCGGGCGGGGCTCCCATCGCCGGGACGGGCGTTCCGGCTGCAGTTGCCGCACCGCACCCAACCGCAGCCGCCCAAATCCCCGGCATGGAGCCGACAGAAATGGCGGCAGGACCGGTCCTTCCGGCAGCTGCCCGGCCCCTCCGCATCAGGTATCCCTCCGCAGCGTTCGACGTGGCCGTCCACCCCCTGGACCTGGACGGGGAAGCCCAGTCCAGCCGGACCATTGAACCCCCTGCCACCAAGGATGGCTACTGGCTGACGCCGTTCGGCATTCCAGGCAGTGGTTCGAACAACACCACGTACGTCATCGGCCACAGCTGGGAAGGCGCGGACGCCCCCTTCAACCACCTCAGCTCAGCCGCCGCCGTTGGGGACCGCTTCGATGTCGACACCGCCGCCGGAACCATCAGCTACCGGGTGGAAAGCATCACGACGTTCGTGAAGTCCGGCCTCAAGGACAGCCCCGTGTGGGACATGGTGCCCAACCGGCTGGTCCTCATCAGCTGCTACACCGAGGACCCTTGGGGCAAAAACGTTGTGGTCACTGCGTACCCTGCCGCCTCCTAG